The following proteins are co-located in the Haloarcula marismortui ATCC 43049 genome:
- a CDS encoding DUF7472 family protein, translating into MDTERETVLQIVISAVAVVLFVGATVTASQMYLSGSTVEPTGGYALIGAIGLFVVFMTAAGLWLERQQF; encoded by the coding sequence ATGGATACCGAGCGGGAGACGGTCCTGCAAATCGTCATCTCGGCGGTCGCCGTCGTGCTGTTCGTCGGCGCAACTGTTACCGCCTCACAGATGTATCTGAGTGGGTCAACCGTAGAGCCAACGGGCGGCTATGCACTCATCGGCGCAATTGGGCTGTTCGTCGTGTTTATGACCGCTGCTGGCCTCTGGCTCGAACGCCAGCAGTTCTAG
- a CDS encoding SWIM zinc finger family protein — MTLIEPTADRQSTALAPDLRSLPDRAARAWTERMAVRPRADSTYAVTTESDSTYLVDIAQHACSCPDNRIRGEHCKHLRRVAIEITARRVAPPGKQRAVCDACGTVTFVAADAGTPHLCGNCRLETGDIVRDHETDDSLVVTAVTDTPADDWTIEATDGTVADYDTNDGYPPDDLVVLATYLSDAVSATEPREYAFPLSRLRRVEDAELVGSKTQ; from the coding sequence ATGACGCTCATCGAGCCAACAGCCGACCGGCAGAGTACCGCACTTGCACCGGACCTCCGCTCCCTCCCGGACCGGGCCGCCCGCGCCTGGACCGAGCGCATGGCCGTTCGCCCACGAGCGGACAGCACGTATGCCGTGACGACGGAAAGCGACAGCACATACCTCGTCGACATCGCACAGCACGCCTGTTCCTGCCCGGACAACCGAATCCGCGGCGAGCACTGCAAACACCTCCGGCGCGTTGCCATCGAAATCACTGCACGGCGGGTCGCACCGCCCGGCAAGCAACGGGCGGTCTGTGACGCCTGTGGCACCGTTACCTTCGTCGCCGCGGACGCGGGAACGCCACACCTCTGTGGCAACTGCCGACTGGAAACCGGCGATATCGTGCGGGACCACGAGACGGACGACAGCCTCGTCGTTACGGCCGTCACCGACACGCCAGCCGACGACTGGACCATCGAGGCGACCGACGGGACAGTCGCCGACTACGACACCAACGACGGCTACCCGCCTGACGACCTCGTTGTGCTAGCGACGTATCTCTCCGACGCCGTCAGCGCGACTGAGCCACGAGAATACGCCTTTCCCCTGTCGCGGCTCCGCCGCGTCGAGGACGCCGAACTCGTCGGCAGTAAGACCCAGTAA
- the hjc gene encoding Holliday junction resolvase Hjc, whose product MANSNAKGDRRERELVNALDEAGFAVMRAPASGSATERELPDVLSGDGETFYAIEAKSSAGDPIYLTGEEVEALLFFARNFGAKPRIGVRFDREDWYFFHPADLHTTDGGNYRVKKEKALSDGTDFDEFVGNSEKVTLDEVGDDGPDQSVLDVLSAFKRGDLDKEEAATMLE is encoded by the coding sequence ATGGCAAACTCGAACGCGAAGGGCGACCGCCGCGAGCGCGAACTGGTCAACGCACTCGACGAGGCGGGCTTTGCGGTAATGCGCGCGCCAGCCAGCGGCAGCGCGACCGAGCGGGAACTGCCGGACGTGCTCTCGGGCGACGGCGAGACGTTCTACGCTATCGAGGCGAAATCCAGCGCCGGCGACCCCATCTATCTCACCGGCGAGGAGGTCGAGGCGCTACTGTTTTTCGCCCGGAACTTCGGCGCGAAGCCGCGTATCGGCGTCCGGTTCGACCGCGAGGACTGGTACTTCTTCCACCCGGCAGACCTCCACACGACCGACGGCGGCAACTACCGTGTCAAGAAGGAGAAGGCCCTCTCCGACGGGACCGACTTCGACGAGTTCGTGGGTAACTCCGAGAAGGTCACGCTTGACGAGGTGGGCGACGACGGCCCCGACCAGAGCGTGCTGGACGTGCTGTCGGCCTTCAAGCGCGGCGATCTCGACAAAGAGGAAGCCGCGACAATGCTGGAGTAG
- a CDS encoding DUF4382 domain-containing protein, whose protein sequence is MRRRRFIATGAGVGVGLFAGCSGSSDSGGSDGTSGDGTSDGGPTDEDAMTNDGGTVGTFRLLISDQPAAIGDFDSLDVSFSRARIFHAKGDEETDEGDDATETESTETATAEATGTETAEATETADDDDTEDETEAEGEDEEADGGDSGFEVRDLDGATVDLTEVVGDKAIGVLDGELEAGRYSKIELYAESVDGVVDGESVDVKIPSEKLQLTKPFEVVAGESVDFVFDINVVKKGNGGYNLLPVISESGVAGKDVDVAEVGNDGAEDGADDAEGDSDDTDDDEETEAETTEIDETDRDSVTESDQRGNETTAAE, encoded by the coding sequence ATGAGGCGGCGACGGTTCATCGCGACAGGCGCGGGCGTCGGAGTCGGTCTCTTCGCCGGCTGTTCCGGGTCGAGCGATTCCGGCGGGTCCGACGGAACCAGCGGTGACGGAACCAGCGACGGGGGCCCCACTGACGAGGACGCGATGACGAACGACGGTGGAACCGTCGGGACGTTCCGGTTGCTAATCAGCGACCAGCCGGCGGCTATCGGTGACTTCGATTCGCTCGACGTATCCTTCTCCAGAGCCCGCATCTTCCACGCGAAGGGCGACGAGGAGACGGACGAAGGCGACGACGCGACCGAGACCGAATCCACAGAAACGGCCACAGCAGAAGCAACCGGGACAGAGACGGCCGAAGCGACTGAGACAGCGGATGATGACGACACAGAGGATGAAACCGAAGCCGAAGGCGAGGACGAGGAAGCCGACGGAGGCGACAGCGGCTTCGAGGTTCGTGACCTCGACGGCGCAACCGTCGACCTTACCGAAGTCGTCGGGGACAAAGCCATCGGTGTCCTCGACGGCGAACTCGAAGCGGGCCGCTACAGCAAGATCGAACTGTACGCTGAATCCGTCGACGGGGTCGTCGACGGCGAGTCGGTCGACGTGAAGATTCCCAGCGAGAAGCTCCAGCTCACCAAGCCCTTCGAGGTCGTCGCCGGTGAATCGGTCGACTTCGTCTTCGACATCAACGTCGTCAAGAAGGGCAACGGCGGCTACAACCTCCTGCCGGTCATCTCGGAGAGCGGGGTCGCTGGCAAGGACGTTGATGTGGCGGAGGTTGGCAACGACGGTGCGGAAGACGGGGCTGACGATGCGGAAGGGGACAGCGACGATACCGACGATGACGAGGAGACCGAAGCCGAGACGACGGAGATTGACGAGACCGACCGCGACTCGGTGACGGAGTCGGACCAGCGCGGCAACGAAACGACGGCTGCCGAGTAG
- a CDS encoding DUF7139 domain-containing protein: MENLGDAYSNRRWEGRDPRRVVAGATLGGVGALAVVVAILLVTTPLSAVVGATEPHAAEKLGGTLGGLGIPAMFLSVVAVLPSSRREQSGVAVGAVLCLVGIGLFQAAYPYNWTVGEQTLAFETTMAYFIGTCVAFWFVFTAMASFRRRNDPHGTVKLEISHKGETKTVEVSPKEYRRYTQAVRGDGGTTDEVIQELESRIED, translated from the coding sequence ATGGAGAACCTCGGGGACGCGTACAGCAACCGGCGGTGGGAGGGGCGCGACCCTCGCCGCGTCGTTGCCGGTGCGACCCTGGGGGGTGTCGGCGCGCTGGCAGTGGTTGTGGCGATACTGCTGGTGACGACCCCGCTGTCGGCAGTCGTCGGCGCAACTGAACCCCACGCCGCCGAGAAACTCGGCGGGACACTGGGTGGCCTTGGCATCCCCGCGATGTTTCTGAGTGTCGTCGCTGTGCTTCCCTCAAGCCGTCGTGAACAGAGTGGTGTCGCCGTCGGCGCGGTCCTCTGTCTGGTCGGAATCGGACTGTTTCAGGCCGCCTATCCATACAACTGGACGGTCGGCGAGCAGACACTGGCCTTTGAGACGACGATGGCGTACTTTATCGGGACGTGCGTGGCGTTCTGGTTCGTCTTCACGGCGATGGCAAGCTTCCGGCGTCGCAACGACCCGCACGGAACCGTGAAGCTGGAAATTTCGCACAAAGGCGAAACTAAGACTGTGGAGGTGTCCCCCAAGGAATACAGGCGCTACACGCAGGCGGTTCGCGGCGACGGCGGCACAACCGACGAGGTCATACAGGAACTGGAGTCGCGAATCGAAGACTGA
- a CDS encoding alpha/beta fold hydrolase, with the protein MGSAPPIPATDWLPNDSETESLSLPDGRRLAYATYGDADGYPVLFCHGTPGSHVAARLLAAPARERGINLIAPDRPGIGNSEDAAVTFEDWPDDAANLLSHLDVDTAGAIGFSGGGPFALTCHRLPEIQRVALLGSSGPPSVGATGRVQQFVGALSRHAPWALGRLFRLQRWFALRRDPSYAVGFVAEETPETDALTADEVARVVRADMLTSMARGPSGIIREQRLLSQPWPFALEDISVPVTVFQGQNDANVAPATGTALAQQLPDASLERVDSDHLGTLTAAGDDALAAAQRRTRV; encoded by the coding sequence ATGGGGTCCGCGCCGCCGATTCCGGCCACCGACTGGCTGCCGAACGATTCCGAGACCGAGTCGCTCTCGCTCCCTGACGGTCGGCGGCTGGCCTACGCCACCTACGGCGACGCCGACGGCTATCCGGTCCTTTTTTGTCACGGTACCCCCGGATCACACGTCGCCGCACGGCTGCTCGCCGCGCCGGCTCGCGAACGCGGCATCAACCTCATCGCTCCGGACCGGCCGGGCATCGGGAACTCCGAAGACGCAGCTGTTACGTTCGAGGACTGGCCGGACGACGCCGCGAACCTCCTGTCCCATCTCGATGTCGACACGGCCGGAGCCATCGGTTTTTCCGGCGGCGGCCCGTTCGCGCTGACCTGTCACCGACTGCCCGAGATACAGCGCGTTGCACTCCTGGGAAGCAGCGGCCCGCCGTCAGTCGGCGCGACGGGGCGCGTCCAGCAGTTCGTGGGGGCACTGTCCCGGCACGCTCCGTGGGCGCTCGGGCGACTCTTCCGGCTGCAGCGATGGTTCGCCCTCCGCCGGGATCCGTCCTACGCTGTCGGGTTCGTTGCCGAGGAGACGCCTGAAACGGATGCCCTGACAGCCGACGAGGTGGCCCGGGTCGTCCGTGCGGACATGCTCACGTCGATGGCACGCGGTCCAAGCGGGATCATCCGCGAGCAGCGACTCCTCTCACAGCCATGGCCGTTTGCCCTCGAAGACATTTCAGTGCCGGTTACTGTGTTTCAGGGGCAAAACGACGCCAACGTTGCCCCGGCGACGGGGACCGCCCTCGCACAGCAGCTTCCGGACGCCTCGCTCGAACGCGTCGACAGCGACCATCTCGGTACGTTGACAGCTGCTGGCGACGACGCGCTGGCCGCCGCACAGCGTCGCACGCGCGTCTGA
- a CDS encoding DNA polymerase sliding clamp → MFNAIVSADTLQATLDSVSVLVDECKIHLEEDGLEIRAVDPANVGMVDLRLDAAAFESYETDGGLIGVNLSRLEDIAGMADAGQLVHLDLDEETRKLHISIDGLEYTLALIDPDSIRQEPDLPDLDLSANIVIEGKDIDRSVTAADMVSDHIALGVDATDELFYVDAEGDTDDVHLELTRDDLIDLTPGDAHSLFSLDYLKNMNKAIPKDAEVEMELGEEFPVKMHFSFAEGQGRVTYMLAPRIQSE, encoded by the coding sequence ATGTTCAACGCCATCGTGAGCGCAGACACGCTCCAGGCGACTCTCGACTCTGTGAGCGTGCTGGTGGACGAGTGCAAGATCCACCTCGAAGAAGACGGGCTGGAAATCCGGGCAGTCGACCCGGCAAACGTTGGAATGGTCGACCTGCGACTCGACGCGGCGGCCTTCGAGTCCTACGAGACTGATGGTGGACTCATCGGCGTCAACCTCTCCCGCCTCGAAGACATCGCCGGGATGGCCGACGCCGGCCAGCTCGTCCACCTCGATCTGGACGAGGAGACGCGGAAACTCCACATCTCTATCGACGGCCTCGAATACACGCTCGCGCTCATCGACCCCGACTCCATCCGGCAGGAGCCCGACCTCCCGGACCTCGACCTCTCGGCGAATATCGTCATCGAGGGGAAGGATATCGACCGGTCGGTCACCGCCGCGGACATGGTCAGCGACCACATCGCGCTGGGCGTCGACGCGACCGATGAACTGTTCTACGTCGACGCCGAGGGCGACACCGACGATGTCCACCTCGAACTCACCCGCGACGACCTCATCGACCTCACGCCCGGGGACGCCCACTCCCTGTTCTCGCTGGATTACCTGAAGAACATGAACAAGGCCATCCCGAAAGACGCCGAGGTCGAGATGGAACTCGGTGAGGAGTTCCCCGTCAAGATGCACTTCAGCTTCGCTGAAGGCCAGGGCCGGGTCACGTATATGCTCGCGCCGCGCATCCAGAGCGAATAA
- the nirK gene encoding copper-containing nitrite reductase gives MSTIPTATRRRVLEALGVGTAALAGCASAPGAKEQATEAETTPQEPAMNAAQQTDVDRIAADPTAIPDPIDRSEPKTVSVEMTTKEQVAEIEPGVTYTYMTFGDQIPGPMIRVRRGDTVELTITNEEGNSMPHNIDLHAVRGPGGGAEASMVTPGQTKTFRFKATYPGAFIYHCAVPNLDMHISSGMFGMILVEPKEGLPEVDHEFYFGQHELYTTGDTGEKGHHDFDMEAMAAEEPTYVLMNGEKYAITPDRHGSPSMQVGETARVYFVTGGPNLDSSFHPIGSVWDEVWQQGSIAGPPNRYVQTTPVKPGSCAIATLHAEVPGPIKLVDHALSRVARKGTMAIINREGAANPDVFEPEA, from the coding sequence ATGTCAACCATTCCGACGGCGACGCGGAGGCGGGTGTTAGAAGCCCTGGGCGTCGGCACGGCCGCACTCGCGGGCTGTGCCAGCGCGCCAGGCGCAAAAGAGCAAGCGACCGAAGCGGAGACGACTCCACAGGAGCCAGCTATGAACGCCGCACAACAGACCGACGTCGACCGTATTGCCGCGGACCCGACCGCGATCCCGGACCCCATCGACCGGTCGGAGCCAAAGACCGTGTCGGTCGAGATGACCACCAAAGAGCAGGTCGCAGAGATCGAGCCGGGCGTCACCTACACGTACATGACGTTCGGCGACCAGATCCCCGGCCCGATGATTCGGGTTCGCCGGGGCGACACCGTCGAACTCACCATCACGAACGAGGAGGGGAACTCGATGCCCCACAACATCGACCTCCACGCCGTCCGCGGCCCCGGTGGCGGTGCTGAGGCGTCGATGGTCACGCCGGGCCAGACCAAGACGTTCCGGTTCAAGGCTACCTACCCCGGCGCGTTCATCTACCACTGTGCCGTCCCGAACCTCGATATGCACATCTCCTCGGGGATGTTCGGGATGATACTCGTCGAGCCGAAAGAGGGGCTCCCCGAAGTGGACCACGAGTTCTACTTCGGCCAACACGAACTGTACACTACCGGCGACACCGGCGAGAAGGGGCACCACGACTTCGACATGGAGGCGATGGCGGCCGAAGAGCCGACGTACGTCCTGATGAACGGCGAAAAGTACGCCATCACGCCGGACCGACACGGTTCGCCGAGCATGCAGGTGGGTGAGACAGCCCGGGTGTACTTCGTGACCGGCGGCCCGAACCTCGACTCCAGTTTCCACCCCATCGGGTCCGTCTGGGACGAGGTCTGGCAGCAGGGCTCTATCGCCGGGCCGCCGAACAGGTACGTCCAGACCACGCCGGTCAAGCCGGGGTCCTGTGCCATCGCCACGCTCCACGCCGAGGTGCCTGGACCCATCAAACTGGTCGACCACGCGCTCTCCCGGGTCGCCCGCAAGGGCACGATGGCCATCATCAACCGCGAAGGGGCGGCAAACCCCGACGTGTTCGAACCGGAAGCCTGA